In one Nicotiana tomentosiformis chromosome 6, ASM39032v3, whole genome shotgun sequence genomic region, the following are encoded:
- the LOC117278772 gene encoding uncharacterized protein, translating to MVRTRSGGSVEQASTPPFRAARGLVESSRDEHTTFQLMGLTYIWWKTYETSRPAGAAPLRWYQFSDLVLRDFIPQTSRDELRSEFEQLCQGSMSVSDYAMRFTELSRHAPSLVFTDRGRVNRLIEGLAYSLRFRMARELETETAFHRLWRLLGG from the exons atggtgaggacacgatctGGTGGATCAGTTGAGCAGGCATCAACGCCTCCTTTTAGAgctgcaagag GTTTGGTGGAGTCGAGCAGGGATGAACATACTACTTTTCAGTTGATGGGGCTGACATATATATGGTGGAAGACTTATGAGACAAGTAGGCCAGCTGGCGCAGCACCACTTAGATGGTACCAGTTCTCCGATCTTGTTTTGAGGGATTTTATTCCACAGACCAGTAGGGATGAGTTGCGCAgtgagtttgagcagttgtgccaggggaGTATGTCTGTGTCCGATTATGCTATGAGGTTTACAgagttatctcgtcatgcacctTCCTTGGTTTTCACTGATAGAGGGAGAGTCAATAGATTAATTGAGGGACTCGCTTATAGCCTTCGATTTAGGATGGCACGGGAGTTAGAGACTGAGACTGCATTTCATCGgttgtggagattgctaggaggttag